Proteins encoded within one genomic window of Actinomycetes bacterium:
- a CDS encoding permease — protein MSTMLDAAGHALSLAFAMFWEILWALILGFALSGVVQAVVSKGEMSRLLPDDSPRSLCIASGLGAASSSCSYAAVALARSIFRKGADFTAAMAFELASTNLVIELGIIMAVLLGWQFTLAEFVGGPLMIVFLALVFRVFLRRRLVEAAKRQADRGVQGRMEGHADMDMAVTEGSIWSRVRSAKGFTAISHYFVMDWASVWVDIVGGLLIAGALAAWVPMAFWQGFFLVDHPLLAKLWGPLVGPVVAVVSFVCSIGNVPLAAVLWNGGISFGGVIAFIFADLIVLPILDIYRRYYGWRMAGFLLATFYATMVAAGLVVELVFGAAGLVPEQRTAKVVEASTTWNYTTILNLVFLALAAVLVVRFLRTGGPAMLKMMGGPPTHAGSDG, from the coding sequence CTGGCCTTTGCGATGTTCTGGGAGATCTTGTGGGCGCTGATCCTCGGCTTTGCGCTGTCCGGGGTGGTGCAGGCGGTGGTCTCCAAGGGCGAGATGAGCCGGCTGCTGCCCGACGACTCCCCCCGGTCGCTGTGCATCGCCTCCGGGCTAGGCGCTGCCTCCTCGTCGTGCTCCTACGCAGCGGTGGCGCTTGCCCGGTCGATCTTTCGCAAGGGCGCCGACTTCACCGCGGCGATGGCGTTCGAGCTCGCCTCCACCAACCTGGTGATCGAGCTCGGCATCATCATGGCGGTGCTGCTGGGCTGGCAGTTCACGCTGGCCGAGTTCGTCGGCGGGCCGCTCATGATCGTGTTCCTGGCCCTGGTGTTCCGGGTGTTCCTGCGCCGCCGTCTGGTCGAGGCGGCCAAACGCCAGGCCGACCGTGGGGTCCAAGGTCGCATGGAGGGCCACGCCGACATGGACATGGCCGTCACCGAGGGGTCGATCTGGTCGCGGGTCCGCTCGGCCAAGGGGTTCACCGCCATCAGCCACTACTTCGTGATGGACTGGGCTTCGGTGTGGGTCGATATCGTGGGCGGCCTGCTGATCGCCGGCGCGCTGGCCGCCTGGGTCCCCATGGCGTTCTGGCAGGGCTTCTTCCTGGTCGACCATCCCCTGCTCGCCAAGCTGTGGGGGCCGCTGGTCGGCCCGGTCGTGGCGGTGGTGTCGTTCGTGTGCTCGATCGGCAACGTGCCGCTGGCCGCCGTGCTGTGGAACGGCGGCATCAGCTTCGGCGGGGTGATCGCCTTCATCTTCGCCGACCTGATCGTGCTGCCGATCCTGGACATCTACCGCAGGTACTACGGTTGGCGGATGGCCGGCTTCCTGCTGGCCACCTTCTACGCCACCATGGTGGCGGCCGGGCTGGTCGTGGAACTGGTCTTCGGCGCAGCGGGGCTGGTCCCCGAACAGCGGACCGCCAAGGTCGTGGAGGCTAGCACCACCTGGAACTACACCACCATCCTCAACCTCGTCTTCCTCGCCCTAGCCGCCGTCCTCGTCGTCCGCTTCCTGCGCACCGGCGGGCCGGCGATGCTCAAGATGATGGGCGGCCCCCCGACCCACGCCGGCTCCGACGGCTGA
- a CDS encoding DUF2752 domain-containing protein, with protein MTARADRTASAPPPARPAGVLRVRWARQDRHPTLAPLAAAGLLVAGLLALVGLPPVDLHGPLHYLGIMDPLCGMARGTVALLRGRLGQAFTYNPASPLLVAGAMLALGRWLVGMVTGRWLEVRVQPTRSAWGIAVVVVVALWVNQQAHTALLR; from the coding sequence ATGACCGCCCGCGCCGACCGGACCGCGTCGGCCCCGCCGCCGGCCCGACCAGCAGGCGTGCTGCGCGTCCGCTGGGCACGGCAGGACCGCCATCCCACCCTGGCGCCGCTGGCCGCCGCCGGCCTGCTGGTCGCCGGGCTGCTGGCGCTGGTTGGCCTGCCACCGGTCGACCTGCACGGGCCCCTGCATTATCTGGGGATCATGGACCCTTTGTGCGGCATGGCCCGCGGCACCGTCGCGCTGCTGCGCGGCCGGCTCGGCCAGGCCTTCACCTACAACCCGGCCAGCCCCCTGCTCGTCGCGGGCGCGATGCTCGCCCTGGGTCGCTGGCTGGTCGGCATGGTGACCGGCCGGTGGCTCGAGGTTCGCGTGCAGCCAACCCGCAGTGCCTGGGGTATCGCCGTCGTCGTGGTGGTCGCGCTGTGGGTCAACCAGCAGGCCCATACGGCCCTGCTGCGCTGA